The following coding sequences lie in one Nakaseomyces glabratus chromosome K, complete sequence genomic window:
- a CDS encoding uncharacterized protein (CAGL0K07183g~Protein of unknown function), with the protein MGFSWLGFPKPARFHFYQFRFATNCPFIAFFMKQSRDGGAYIEDKKRLYMGNGSKFTLKKEVRFSLWNGPWLTRYGRVQGLYGTVPFSCHLSLSIGMILLSLGVLYL; encoded by the coding sequence ATGGGTTTTTCTTGGCTGGGATTTCCGAAACCTGCTCGTTTCCATTTTTACCAATTTCGATTTGCTACCAACTGTCCTTTCATTGCTTTTTTCATGAAGCAATCAAGGGATGGAGGAGCATATATCGAAGATAAGAAGAGGTTGTATATGGGAAACGGTTCCAAGTTCACTCTAAAAAAGGAGGTTAGATTTTCTTTGTGGAATGGTCCATGGTTAACGAGATATGGTCGAGTCCAAGGACTGTACGGGACAGTTCCTTTTAGTTGCCATCTTTCCTTAAGCATAGGTATGATTTTATTGTCTTTGGGAGTTCTTTACTTATAA
- a CDS encoding uncharacterized protein (CAGL0K07205g~Protein of unknown function): MLSETISKENQKILSSIVFKLFKSISEPLLEFLKDAMESLILLHTNESQYPIFTLRSHVILKLISLHEKINKITKNFSNCENYEKLMRLISQTHKNLISIVSLLSDQLSQYHIREEFSNSISVIFQQISSIFKSFNMFDDIVNQLYYHATATGGSDGSLFYVTDPLLMDITQFNQFNDTLKNEIIMASSGFKEYLLIELNVFQLSKEKLLNHSMDTAITGDPKFKDFLAKRRQRLNIPN; the protein is encoded by the coding sequence ATGCTTAGTgaaacaatatcaaaagaaaatcagaaaattcTCAGCTCGATAGTGTTTAAACTGTTTAAATCTATCTCTGAACCGTTGTTGGAATTTTTAAAGGATGCTATGGAGTCATTGATTCTCTTACATACTAATGAATCCCAATATCCAATATTCACGCTTAGAAGCCATgtaatattgaaattaattTCCTTACATGAGAAGATCAACAAAATCACTAAGAACTTTAGCAACTGCGAAAATTATGAAAAGTTGATGAGATTGATTTCACAAACCCATAAAAATCTAATCTCGATTGTCAGCTTACTATCAGATCAATTAAGTCAATACCACATCAGAGAAGAGTTCTCTAATTCCATCTCTGTGATATTCCAACAAATCTCATCGATCTTCAAGTCATTTAATATGTTTGATGACATTGTAAACCAACTATATTATCATGCCACGGCCACCGGCGGTTCTGATGGTAGTCTGTTTTATGTCACGGACCCTTTACTAATGGACATAACACAGTTCAATCAATTCAACGACACTCTTAAAAATGAGATAATAATGGCATCATCAGGTTTTAAAGAATATCTCCTTATTGAACTAAATGTATTCCAGCTCTCAAAAGAGAAACTGCTGAACCATTCTATGGATACTGCCATAACTGGCGATCCTAAATTCAAGGATTTCCTTGCCAAACGGAGGCAAAGGCTGAACATTCCAAATTAA
- the PBP2 gene encoding telomere maintenance protein PBP2 (CAGL0K07117g~Ortholog(s) have mRNA 3'-UTR AU-rich region binding activity, role in 3'-UTR-mediated mRNA stabilization, negative regulation of MAPK cascade, telomere maintenance and cytosol, nucleus localization), with protein sequence MMTIDKETMGSSSSNGLSPNVLKRKNEDCVDLEAEIKRVALDDEEADNEGNSKSELSSDDRNSSYTSTKLDPKTNIQSQDISLRMLCLVKQASIIVGPKGESINKLKEQTSTKINVSPNIRGVPERVIHVKGSCENVGKAFGKIARIIIEKDSKNNANQSSSSLDSEASQNSSDAEDTTLILNLLISHALMGSVIGKGGSQLREIEERSAAKLYASPNQLMMSNDRILSITGVPDAIHIATYYVAQSLLNCREELKQRKSIFYQPSQMGSALPNSYGAQMYNKFPHQMHHQYHPMDKYNTPRNKKSHRLPRPQSMLANNVPPSINGHAFHDEYMNRPESGQIHYTSANVASAPSFTPTRNIPNVRIVDNPENNMAYSNPIAPVKQDIYIDENFVGNIIGKEGKHINSVKESTGCAIFIDNRIEGVSERKLTIKGTYMALQAAIMLISNKIEIDRANFEKS encoded by the coding sequence ATGATGACTATTGATAAAGAGACAATGGGGAGCTCCAGTTCAAATGGGCTTTCACCTAATGTcttgaagaggaaaaatGAAGACTGTGTGGATCTAGAGGCTGAGATTAAACGGGTTGCTCTGGATGATGAAGAGGCTGACAATGAAGGAAATTCCAAATCCGAATTAAGTTCTGATGACCGCAACAGTTCATATACAAGCACAAAATTGGACCCTAAGACCAATATACAGAGCCAGGATATCAGCTTACGTATGCTCTGCTTAGTCAAACAGGCATCTATAATAGTCGGCCCAAAGGGAGAatcaataaataaattgaaagaacAGACAAGTACAAAGATAAACGTTTCACCAAATATCAGAGGTGTACCAGAAAGGGTAATACACGTTAAGGGAAGCTGCGAGAATGTTGGTAAAGCCTTTGGTAAAATTGCTAGGATTATAATTGAAAAGGACAGTAAGAATAACGCAAATCAAAGTAGCTCGAGCTTGGATAGTGAAGCTAGTCAAAATAGCTCAGATGCAGAAGACACAacattaattttaaatttgCTAATATCGCACGCATTAATGGGAAGTGTAATCGGAAAAGGTGGCAGCCAGTTACGGgaaatagaagaaagaagtgcCGCAAAACTGTATGCATCCCCAAATCAATTAATGATGTCCAATGATAGGATATTATCCATCACTGGTGTACCAGATGCCATACATATCGCTACATATTACGTTGCCCAATCACTTTTGAATTGCAGAGAAGAGTTGAAACAGAGAAAATCCATATTCTATCAGCCTTCACAAATGGGATCGGCTCTACCGAACTCATATGGTGCACAAATGTATAACAAATTTCCTCATCAAATGCATCACCAATACCATCCAATGgataaatataatactccaagaaacaaaaagtCACATAGACTACCAAGACCGCAATCCATGCTGGCTAACAACGTACCACCATCTATTAATGGCCATGCATTTCACGATGAATACATGAATAGGCCCGAATCAGGCCAAATTCACTATACATCAGCGAATGTGGCTAGTGCTCCATCATTTACACCTACTAGAAATATACCAAATGTCAGGATTGTTGACAATCCGGAAAACAACATGGCCTACAGCAACCCGATTGCTCCAGTAAAGCAAGATATTTACATAGATGAGAATTTTGTTGGAAATATAATTGGTAAAGAAGGCAAACACATTAATTCAGTCAAAGAAAGTACAGGGTGTGCAATTTTTATTGACAACCGCATTGAAGGAGTCtctgaaagaaaattgacGATTAAAGGGACTTATATGGCTTTGCAAGCCGCCATTATGCTAATCagtaataaaattgaaatagaCAGAGCtaattttgaaaagagtTAA
- the DAD3 gene encoding Dad3p (CAGL0K07111g~Ortholog(s) have microtubule plus-end binding activity) — protein sequence MDNTLTPLQQKVLARYKELVSCLRDLDSSIKDLNQQQLDTKGNKDSSNSSPDEILKEMREIEVKIGLVGTLLKGSVYSLILQKQQTQKFNSES from the coding sequence ATGGATAATACATTGACGCCCTTACAGCAAAAAGTGCTTGCGAGATACAAAGAACTTGTGAGCTGTCTGCGAGATTTGGATAGTTCCATCAAAGATCTCAATCAGCAACAATTAGATACAAAAGGCAATAAAGATTCGAGTAATTCATCACCTGATGAGATATTAAAGGAAATGAGAGAAATTGAAGTAAAAATTGGCCTTGTTGGCACACTATTAAAGGGGAGTGTGTATTCACTAATTTTACAGAAGCAGCAAACTCAGAAATTCAATTCTGAGTCATGA
- a CDS encoding 5'-AMP-activated protein kinase subunit gamma (CAGL0K07161g~Has domain(s) with predicted catalytic activity) yields the protein MPGVQNTEGVIEEQRAALESCRHFLRGKSSYDILPVSYRMIVLESGLPVKRALNVLIQNKVLSAPIWDSKRSRFAGILTLMDFIGLVQYFFSNPDQFDTMDKLRLKDLKEIEYSIGMHAPLENCTIHPERSLFEACELMLQSQTRKIALLDKEDFTERELVVGMLTQYRILKFLVLNYKDVHFMHRSINSLQLGTRKNIKSCKMETPLIDTIQLMTTHEVSSVPILDENGVLLNAYEASDILGLVKGGIYNDLSLCVGEALMRRGDDYEGIYTCTGEDKLATIFDIIRKSRVHTFYLVDENGRLIGILTLGDLLRYIIEG from the coding sequence ATGCCTGGAGTACAGAACACTGAAGGAGTTATTGAAGAGCAGCGTGCGGCCTTAGAGTCCTGTCGACACTTTCTTAGAGGTAAGTCTTCCTATGATATCCTACCTGTGTCATATAGAATGATAGTGCTTGAGTCTGGTCTCCCTGTTAAGCGAGCCTTGAATGTTttgattcaaaataaaGTCTTGTCTGCGCCGATTTGGGACTCGAAGCGGTCGAGGTTTGCCGGTATACTTACGCTAATGGACTTCATTGGACTTGTACAGTATTTTTTCTCCAACCCTGATCAATTTGACACCATGGATAAGTTGAGACTTAAAGACTTGAAAGAAATCGAGTACTCTATTGGTATGCATGCACCTTTGGAGAATTGCACTATCCACCCAGAGAGGTCTCTCTTCGAAGCTTGTGAGTTGATGTTGCAGTCACAGACTAGAAAGATTGCCTTGCTGGACAAGGAAGATTTTACGGAGAGAGAACTAGTGGTTGGAATGCTGACTCAATATAGAATACTTAAATTTCTAGTACTGAACTATAAGGATGTGCATTTTATGCACAGGTCCATTAATAGTTTACAACTGGGCACTAggaaaaatattaaatcCTGCAAAATGGAAACTCCTCTAATAGACACTATCCAGTTAATGACCACTCACGAAGTATCTTCAGTGCCTATTTTAGATGAAAACGGCGTACTACTTAACGCATATGAGGCGTCTGATATTTTAGGATTAGTTAAAGGCGGTATATACAATGATCTTTCTCTATGTGTGGGAGAAGCTTTAATGAGAAGAGGTGATGACTATGAGGGTATATACACATGTACTGGTGAAGATAAGCTGGCTACCATATTTGACATAATAAGAAAATCTAGGGTACATACATTCTACCTAGTGGACGAAAACGGACGGTTAATTGGAATCTTAACTTTGGGCGACTTACTACGCTACATCATCGAAGGCTAG
- the SWC5 gene encoding Swc5p (CAGL0K07139g~Ortholog(s) have role in histone exchange and Swr1 complex, cytosol localization) yields the protein MEETDIAKLSEEEYNEEEDEDFDPTKGTAVAGAEVSDGEDDDEDDEDDSRVKDSYSHIVSESGGLVKTRRARQQEEEFKRKNKYEGIVEAAISEKVGSIWEDLKKESLSRLHNKENDSVISESSKLKKDNHVAGEEMVTIERVYKFAGETIREKKTVPISSAEAVEYLNNLKFRKSTDQAGSTKRKLEEIDVKENNNTNEDTSESGIDRKKLRRPLKRPPFLEQIISGALKPKLSTLEKSKLDWATYVDKEGINDELSAHNKDGYLAKQDFLNKVDSVKENEYKELRRKEMMIRLQETK from the coding sequence ATGGAAGAGACGGATATAGCAAAATTGAGTGAAGAAGAGTATAATGAGGAGGAGGATGAGGACTTTGACCCTACCAAGGGTACAGCTGTTGCGGGAGCAGAGGTCAGTGATGGtgaggatgatgatgaggatgatgaggatgataGTCGTGTGAAAGATAGTTACTCGCACATAGTGAGTGAAAGTGGTGGACTTGTGAAGACGAGGCGGGCACGTCAGCAGGAGGAAGAGTTTAAACGCAAAAACAAGTATGAAGGGATTGTAGAGGCTGCTATATCAGAAAAAGTTGGCAGTATATGGgaagatttgaagaaggagTCATTATCTCGGTTACataacaaagaaaatgacTCTGTAATATCAGAGTCCTCCAAACTTAAGAAGGATAATCATGTAGCTGGCGAGGAGATGGTAACCATAGAGAGAGTATACAAGTTTGCAGGAGAAACCATACGAGAGAAAAAGACGGTGCCAATATCTAGTGCAGAGGCGGTTGAATATTTGAACAACTTGAAATTCAGGAAATCGACCGACCAAGCTGGTTCTACAAAGagaaaacttgaagaaattgatgttaaggaaaataataatacaaatgaAGATACATCTGAGAGTGGTATTGATAGAAAGAAGCTGCGAAGGCCCTTAAAAAGGCCACCTTTTTTGGAGCAGATTATATCAGGAGCTCTGAAACCAAAGTTGTCAACATTGGAAAAGTCCAAGTTGGACTGGGCAACATATGTTGACAAGGAAGGTATCAATGATGAACTTTCGGCTCACAATAAAGACGGTTATCTTGCAAAACAAGATTTCTTGAATAAAGTGGACTCTGTCAAAGAGAATGAATATAAAGAGTTGAGAAGGAAAGAGATGATGATAAGACTtcaagaaacaaaataa